The region TTCGTCACGCTCATCCGTCGGTTAAAAGAGGTAAAGAAAGCTGAAGTGCTGTGCGGCATCACCATTGATCGCACCGACCCCCTCCTCACCGACGGCGATGCCCTGTTTGCCCGCATCGAGGAGACCTTCCAGACGCTGATGCCCCTGTACCGGTTGGCACGCTGAGACGGCCACGAAAACGGAGACGGCCAGGGACACATCCCTGGCCTTCAGTGGTTTTGCCGCCGCGTATCCCCTTTTACCACAAGCAGTTGAGCCGATCGCGCACCGCTTCCGCCTCGGCCACCATCCGCTCGATCAGTTCCTGAACCGATGGAATGTCGCGGATGAGCCCGATTACCTGGCCCGCCCAGCCGTAGCCCTCGTCCACGCGCCCTTCATGGATGAATGCGCGGTTGGCCGCCCGATAATGTAGTCCTTAAGCTCCTCGTACCCCACGCCTTGCCGCTCCAGCTCGAGAATTTTTTCTGTCCATGCGTTCCTCAACACGCGCCCCGGAGCACCGAGCGAGCGCTTGATCACAACGGTATCGGTCTCGGCGCTCTCCACCAGGGCTTGTTTATACCGCTCGTGCGCGTGAACACACTCCTTTGTGGCGATAAAACGTGTGCCCATCTCCACCCCCTCGGCCCCCAAGACCGGGGGGGACACCAGCACCCCATCCGCTCCCACATTTCCCGCATGGTGATTCGGTTTTCCGCCTAAGACGTCCGATCTCCGTTTTTGAACGCGTACGGACCCGAAGTGGAGGCGTACGGTCTTAATTATAACGGGAAGGGGACGGGGCTAGGGAGAAAGGGTAACGAAATTTTTGTTTCGTTACGGGAACTTACGTTTGTTAAAAAATGGTAAATATCTTTAACGTTTTTAAACTGTTTAGGAAAGATACTTTAAAAACAGCGAAACGGAGAGGAAATGAAGGCATGAAGAAATGGATGTTGTTGATGTTGGCGTTTGCACTGGTTCTGACCGGTTGTGTGGACCAGAATGCTGATTCATCGAAACAAGTGGACAAGCATCATATAGCAGGACATATATTTGTAAAGGAACCGAAGGATGCGGAGGAGGTTCAGTTTGTGGAGCATGTCGATGGGGACACAAGCAAATTCCGGATTGACGGGAAAGTAGAGACGGTTAGGTACCTGTTGATCGATACACCGGAGACCAAGCATCCCGAATTGGGGGAACAGCCGCTGGGGAAAGAGGCCAGCGAATTCACCCGAAAGATGCTGGAGAATGCAAACCGGATCACCTTGGAGTATGACGTGGAGAAGCGGGACAAATACGGTCGGGTGCTGGCTTATGTCTATGCTGACGGAAAAAACGTTCAAGAAGCTTTG is a window of Calditerricola satsumensis DNA encoding:
- a CDS encoding thermonuclease family protein, translated to MKKWMLLMLAFALVLTGCVDQNADSSKQVDKHHIAGHIFVKEPKDAEEVQFVEHVDGDTSKFRIDGKVETVRYLLIDTPETKHPELGEQPLGKEASEFTRKMLENANRITLEYDVEKRDKYGRVLAYVYADGKNVQEALLKKGLARVGYIYELPPAFG